The genomic window ccatgggactgtgccatcgatctgcttcCGGGTGAGTCAGTGCCCAGGGGAAAAATATatcggaggagaaggccatggaggaatacattgAGGAGGCCCCCGCGGTGCCGGTTTCTCAGGGTGACTGTCATGGAAGGTTTGGAGTAAACTGGGGTCTAAGATGTCATCTCTTGGGACCCAGGAGCGCTCTTCGGGACCATatccttcccaatccaccaggTATTCAAGCTGACCACCACGACGCCGGGAGTTCAAGATCTCTCGCACCTCGTACGCAGCTCCGTCCTCCacgatgagtggaagggggggttcGGCGGGAGCCACGTCAGGTCCTGTGGGAAGAACAGAGGGATGGTGAGCTTTGaggagtgacacatggaaagtTGGATGTATACGGTACCCTTGTGGAAGCTGGAGTTGATAAGTGACGTGGTTGACCGGGTTGACCTGCTTGACGATGGGGAAGgggccaatgaacctgggactcagctttctgcagggcagacgcagtctGATGTCACGGGTGGATAGCCAGACCATCTGACCAGGCTGGAATACTGGGGTGTTAGAGCGTCGGAGGTCGGCTACCAttctgcgtctgcgcagggctcgttGCAACTGGTGGtgtgctgagtcccagaccctctcgctctctcggaaccagtaatccactgcaggaacgttggagggttccccatcccaggggaacagtgggggttgatAACCGAGTATGCATTGAAACGGTGTAAGCCCAGTAGTTGACTGTCGGAGAGAGTTTTgagcgtactcggcccaacccaggaactggttccaagagtcctggtggtcatgacagaaggtacggaggAAGCAGCCAATCTCCTGAACCTTCCTTTCCATCTGCCCGTTTGACTGGGGATGATATCCAAATGTGAGGCTGACGGCCACACCTAGGAGTGAGTAGAAGGACTTCCATACACGGGATATGAATTGAGGCCCACGGTCGGAGACGATATCTTCTGGAATTCCGAAGTATCTGAAGACTTGGTTGAAGAGTATTTCGGCGGTTTCCATTGCAGTAGGTAATCCAAGAAGTGGAATCAAACGACATGACTTTGAGAACCGGTCCACAACAACTAGGATGGTGGTGTATCCGTCTGAGACAGGGAGATCAGATATGAagtccactcctaggtgtgaccaggggCGATCTGGAACGGGCAGCGGAAGGAGTTTCCCAGCTGGCAGATGACGAGGAGActtggagatggcacactccctACAGCCCTGCAGGGACATCGGCTGCCAtccctggccaccagaagcgttctttcagcaacgagagggtctcattggcccccgggtgaccagtgccaagagACGTGTGGGCTGAGTGAATGGtgggagtgcgtcgtgtccgtGGGAGATAGAGCAAGCCTGGTGGACAGCCCGGCGGAGGGttagtggaggcattggaggagggaatggtttcttctGACCATGTTATGGGACTCACGATGAGGGAGCTAGGAATGATGGGTTCTGGTTCCTCAGTTCTTTCTTCAGGGGCATGCAGACGGGAGAGAGCATCCGCTTTTGACAAAccgatggagaaactcccggagcacctcatgaatgaagtcctggaatacggagggggcgttgactagTCCATACGGCATGACCAAGTACTCGTAGTGGCCAGTAGGGGTgatgaaggcggtcttccactcgtccccctcacgtatccggatgaggttatacgcgctgcggaggtccagcttcgtgaacacagtggcaccacggagatgttctagggcagctgggacgagaggaaggggataacggaactttactgttattttgttgagtgcacggtagtcaatacagggccgcaagcctccgtcctttttagccacaaagaagaagctggaagcagcaggggaagtagacggcctGATGTAACCTCGGGCGAGGGCTTCCTTGATGtaatcctccatggccttctcctccgggatggaaAGCGGGTAGATCTTTCCtttgggcactggttcacccggaagcaggtcaatggcacagtcccatggccggtgtggaggcagcttggaagccCGCTGAGGGCAGAatacgtcactgaagggggtgTAACACTCGGGGATTGCAGATGCGCCTCTTCTTGATGTAGAAGTCCGACTTGAATATGAACAGGTCCTGTCATGGAGCGGACGCacttacggctcaggggtcgGCCGGTTATGGAGCGGATCTTGTAGATAGTCGAAGTCGGGGAGGTCTTGATGTGGAGTTGACGACAGAGGGCACCAGAGATAAAGTTGCCGGCGGACCCCGAGTCGATGAGCGCGACCACTGTAAGTGAAACATTGGCGGCAGTAAGATTGACggcagtagtgagtggtttcatcttatgATTAGCAGGAATAATGCCACTCACCAGGGGTCGCGGCGGTTGTGTGGGGCATGCAGCAATCACATGCCCCGGTTCACCACAAAAGAGGCAGAGACGAAGGGTGAGGCGACGTCGGCGTTCTTCATAGGATAGGCGAGAGTTTTCAACCTCCTTGGATTCGTGAGCTGGTTCTGGGgtgctgacgggttcggatcgGCAGAGCGGCACGGTGGAAAAGAACTGGTCCTGGTGCTCTTGGAGGCACGCCTGCAtgcgagtggcgcagcggatgGAGAGCTGGATGAACTTTTCTAGGCCGATGTTGTCCTCGCATGCAGCGAGTTGCAGCTGCACCCGAGGTTCCAATCCTTGCCGGTAGTTCGTTATCagggcttgttcgttccatccGCTGAGGGCTGCaagcgttctgaactgcaaaGCATACTCATAAACTGACAGGGAGCCTTGTCTCaaattatagagtttctcaccagctGAAGAGTCTGTGATGGGTTTTCCGAACACCTCCCGGAAGTGGGAAACAAACGACGAGTAGGATTGGGTTACAGCGCCCTGCTGGGACCAGATGGAATCGGCCCATTTTAATGCTTTGCTGCTGAGCTGAGAgataatgaacgctattttgGCGGTGTCACTCGGGtacaggtgcggctgcatctccaggaccagtgtgcattgcagcaggaatccgctgcaatcctccgccgatcctgagtagggtgCCGgcttggccatgggactggcgtatGGCGGCAGTGAAGGAGGTATGTTGACGTGCTCAGTGGGGCTAGCTGGTGCTGGTGCAGGTGATAATGGAGGAACTGGAGATGGTGGCGACGGATGAATGGTGAGCGTGCGCCGAAGCGCGTCCACCAAATCCTGAAAGGGGTCAGGTTGGCTCATCCTGGGTCAACGgtgttggtccggtcttctgttacagtagACGGACAGCAGACACAGGTATTACTTTTCACAGTCTTTATTTTGACCACAGGAGAGCAGGGAGAATGAAACAGGTGAGATAACTTGCAATGGAATGACTTAGAATGGATGATACTgggaatagttactgtccttatCTTTGCAGGGAGTGAACACTGGAGAactggagatcgctggagcactTGGAAGCAGATGGGAAACACACTCACGAGGCAGACGAGGAACACACTGGGAATCGACACAATGGAGACAGGTAGGTATTCGAAGAGGAGttcttgaggtaagcataaacTTGTGAGGGTATGCTAACGAGACCGGACGTGGAGTGCTGTGAGTGTAAGTGTTTTGTAgtgctgctgatgaggggagtgatgaagtgcaggtggcggtgatcagtattctGGAGATGGTGCGCGCTGTGATTGGGTGACGTTGGAAcatgacgtgtctgtgacagaaccaatgttccctctaattttttttctcgctgagcaaaacttttctctgttgagcgcacattttggccacctgagcaaaaacatactttatatcagacctgtacaatcgacgtaaacacacacaaaaaagggtttatcatgcaactgtaacatttaactttaatgtgccgtttctattttatttgacccttgatgtaacttgtgatttattaaataatatgtttgaaaacaagcagttcagtcactaaattaagcacattttaggttacttgagtttttttcacattgctgtattaACTGTACTGTActctttaccaagaaattctattaaaaaaataatttcagttcaattctttctaataatataatatgagcagttacgatgatggtttggaacaaccataatgtatttttgtattaatgtattagcaacagacagtgttaaaccatcaaaattacatgtttattgcttatgaatttcACAGATTTTATATACCAGGAGGTTACGATTTTTCGTGGCAAGGAGCCCTAAACAATCCCATTGTGAGATAAAttttttattaggcttacattataatataataaaatataatattgaagtatttaaactgatatacagtattatatcagtttaatgcttccatttgttttaatatattatatagtgatagctaaatatttttaagaaaagtgaaTGTTAACTCGTttatctaaacatccctgaaacccacaccactacacacaaaaatctatttaaactgagatatatcactgatgtattttgagtttgcaagctacacctgtggtgggagtgtgattgtaaatgtaaatgagttttgttagcattctgtgcccatcatccgttatttccaccacttttcattaaaacatgacattttatttcacatttcttttcgtttcgcGTTGCCTCTCGTATTGATGTATTTAGTCCGCAAACATGACAGCATTCTTACCGCGACTGATTTGGCTCAGGGCCAGCCAGCTCACACGCGCTCAGTTGTTCTCTTTCTATGAAACCTGTAAACCGTATTCACCAGTTCCAGCTCTATAGCGACAATAACGCTATAGCGGATGTCCagagcactgcaattatttctcatttaaagtACTACAATCATTTTTATGTCTGTTCTCTGCGCTGCAATTATTTCTTCTGCACGGCCGCGGCTTCAGAAGTGTGCAGCCGCGCACACGCGcagcttagagggaacattgcctggaacatctccgtggtgccactgtattcaccaagttggacctacGCAGCGCATACAACCTGATCcagatacgcgagggggacaaGTGGAAGACCACCTTTGTCACGCTCACAGGTCATTATGAATACCTGGTCATGCCCTATGGACTTGTTAACGCCCCCGGAAGGAAGCCTTCACAACCGCTCCTCTCCTGGTACATCCTGATCCTGACAAGGCCTTCGTAGTGGAAGTCGATGCCTTCACGACCGGAGTAGGAGCGGTCttgtcacagcagcaggggaatctgAGCCGCCTCCATCCATGCGctttcttctcccgcaagctcaacccggcggaggtgaaCTATGACATCGGCAATCGAgaactccttttttttttctttctttttctggtTTGTGgtgttttacctgtattttgaaTTACGCATTGTGTTGTGCCTTAAGATTTGCAACTTCCGGTGAGGCGGCGGAAGTAGCATACCAGTGGTATTTAGTGTGCTAATTAGCGAagaggctaagtgttttttggatcattgtgTACTTTGCaaagttgcaaatctttatgagagatgtcgttacggcgctcagggacaacatctcagtttagtacatttattagttaataatatcacaatacaataaacagttttcgtgctttactttactgaccttccacaaaagtgctgctgcaCAGGGGCGTCGGACTGGGGGGGTAAAGGGTACCGAGTACCCAGGGCCCGAGGCAGGGGGGGGCCCTTAGAAGTCAGTTttctatacatacatatacatgcactaacatttgtatagcatttatttacaaataaaaaagttgcTGTGCAAAACTAAACTTGTAGTTAGGCACTGGTTTGGTAtataaaaaagtcattttcatgcTGTGCAGGGCCCCACCACCCCTCTCGAATCAATGTAAATGGTACGACCCGCAGGTCAGGTGCTTCTGCGGACCTGCGGTGATTCGTGAATCAGTTAATGAGACAGGAGCTGGAGTTAGCCGTGATATGAACTAGGAAGACAGGGGAAGAGTCATGTCTTTCCTTAAGAAAGGAAAATCAGGGGCtcaaaaacgaaaagaaaagaagattaAAGAGAGAAAGGCAAATGAGGGCAAGCAGTTGCTCACTCAGgtttttgaaaagaaaggtgagctacaaaatacaaaatatctaCTCCAGGTAGAATAGCATACATTTATGTTCGTACTCTATTTGAATAATATACCAATACTTTATAGTATCACACCCTACATAGCGAGCAAACAATATTTCTGAGTAAATAACGGAGTGAGAAGCAGACGGAGGCGGAGCCTGCGCAGCTTGTCTCCTTTTCTGCTGCAGTTCTCCCCAGAGTCAGAACTTTACATGAAAACACtgtatatttccctccattATCAAAATCTAACACCCGCGAAAACACAGATCGTTAGCGCCTATTTTACCGCATTGTTATGCAAATTAGCTCGCGCACGCTCTTACATTAAGTACAGGATTGTTCTCCGTTTAATGCACATCTTAATGAttgaaaatgacttattttaaaacgtaattcaAAGACTGAATGTCTAGTTTGGCGGTTAGTGTACCCTGTGATTCtatagtctgcatttattttaaacagacaaaTAATCAGCAATTAACTTGTACTTAGCCTACACTTTAAAAAGGGTATTGTGACAATAAAGGATATTTTAGGAAGTTAGTAGTACTTTtgacaatgaaacaaaaatatattaatcagaGTGTggcttattttgtttacattttaagtgtttttatgataaaaatgcaatacCCCACCCATTGGTATCACTATGGTATTTGGTACAGGGGCCCAGCAAGATGGTTTGTACCCAGGGCCCAAAATTTGGTGCTACGCCActgctgctgcatgactagagcatcctgaccctgcaatacatgaacaacccgctgtctgtacttcacctgtcactgatgcaccaaagatttatgttatattattgACTACTAATGTGTCGTGCGTGCCAgagccagtcgcgtttccactgtcatatagGCTATGCGATGGTTATGTTAACCATTGCGATAATAAATACACTcgtttatggaaaatatcagagactgcttgaggaaCGAAGACAATTCTTATATGATTATAATCGTGCAtttagtttaatgttttatctgtctcttccctgtgcctgttgattcctgacaaatgcatatctttcacagattcacacactacggttaactcgtataactcataactcctgttgtcttctcatgagctccctctgttgctctggctgaaaggatcaggATAGATAGACCGATAGACGGAGAGATCGTGCAAACGTCCTCAGATTGCAATCATCGCATAATTTAGAAGAAAATCAATAGAAAGGCTCAGAAAAGTGACGTAAACATAGggtatgttatcaatatatttttaaatgtgtaagcctttgGGTTTAAAAGCCTTAGTGGAGTTGTTTTGTGCATTCTCGTGATTgtaaataaatggaagcaggcacaactgaataggtctgtgttttctttttatgtcaatatatcagttagatttagcatgattgatgtgccccgacataaattaataaattactattACTTCAAATATTGTTGCTGGAATCTTAAAACTATAAGTAAAATACAAAcgttcgcaagtttggatcgttaaatcttgaatgactgtcaaatgttgaatgaatgagtgtcacgtccagcttgtttacttcgaaCCAGAAGACGTTCCCAcgtttgacgcaaggcctcatggggcgtaggaaacttgtggataaattgtaatggactggagctcacaTTCACATCGGGAACgcgaccgcaaaaggcactttcacgatcaaagtgcacgccactgataagcattgtaaattAAGTGTGCACATACCAATGAAACGCACAgatctcctctcgtgcgtcctccactggatgaggcaatatcactttcgtttctatttcaaatatctgttttatagatgccatcaatgcttttgccTTTTaagatgtaattaccgaaatcaaaacagtccacaaactataaatcctcacgaaaacgtaagccaagccagctcgcgcgtcaacctgagagatcagcctccttgaacggttttgcttgattgacaGATGCTAACGTtcgggcatgatttatataccatcgacctgtcctaaaacgttagcatgctttgatcgatggtttggagatcgcgtgtttctccgttcgagagcgcatttcctgttcacatctgcgacaaaacagttatttacgAACGGATCGCttacagaaacgtgaaaatggtctcatttgaaagaaaatatcctaagctaaaagatgatatagtgtgactaattgaagcagcccttatcaaaagtgcggggtcGACTTCTAttttttcaaaactgcgggggtcctgacccccccTGTCCCCAGTGCCAACGGCGCCCCtggctatttaacttttgtatcatactaaagcgctgattttgtactcttgactgaattgtttgctttatttcttattgtctattgttataccttttataatggctattattgaacattaaaactgtcatttaacaaaaagttttatgttatagcctatttcatttcattgcagtgaagataatcagagtatgcacaaatagtattacatttaatatttttgaaatgtaaacgAAAAGAGACAGGGTTGTTTAACATttcgttttgttataaatatatgcagACATTGCAGATAATCAATCACTCGTTGCCTGTagctattaatatgtttttgttttttaaataaaacgaaaagaggcagagtgATGTTTTATAACACATTTCGTTTTATTGTTGACTAAATATAACCGGAGAAgcctgcgtccgaaaactggaaaatgctgccttctgaagACACATTTCAAGGCAGTAGggggcatcaaggcacgtccgaatccaatgttagcttcacttcctgtctcatacCTTgttcagatcgatttttgaaggaagcatataTCTTTCTATTTGTAAAACGCCTCTGATCGTTAGACATATGCTTttaaatctatcaaactaataatataacgaataaatgaaattattctCATAAAGGTGTGTCCAATCCGCTTCCTCTTCTCTGTTCCCTCACTGCGGCGATGGACAGCAACAGGTGCTCACAGGTGGGTTCGTGTTGTTCGTCCTCTGGACACCCTCATCGGGCGGCTCTGATTCTGGCCCGGGGTGGCAGTAAAGGAATCCCTTTGAAGAACATCAAGAATCTGGCCGGAGTTCCTCTCATCGGATGGGTGCTGAGAGCTGCCTTGGATTCAGGAGTCGCTGACAGGCAActacatttatattttcttaattgtttaatatgactttaatatgtttttttgttgttcaataTATGTGTATGAAACAAGCTGAAATGTTTGTGGTGGATATAAGTTTGTGGTCGTATTTAAAGCTCAAAATTAGGCTACAATTACCATATAGGCTGTTTTTAGCAAGGACAGAATTTGATCCTgaatttattctttttaatatgGAATCTTGTTTCCTCCACggaataaacaatataaaaggCTAATCTCAAAATTCTAACTACCTTCCaggaattgcgagtttatttctcaaaattcttacatttttACTTGTAACCTATTTCCgcgaaaaaaaaataataataagtcgGTGGGAAAAAGCTAATTTATTTCTATGTCGCAAGGATACATTTATGTGTTTTATTCCGCGGCGAGTTTCCATCTTCTATCTAAGATTAAAATAGCCTTTTAGTCTTAATTCTTGTCTTTAATGACTGTGTTATGTGTGGCAGCGTGTGGGTTTCCACGGATCACGATGAAATTGAGCGGGTCGCAAAACTCTGGGGCGCTAAAGTTCATCGCCGCAGTCCTGAAGTTTCCAAAGATTCTTCCAGCTCTCTGGAGACTATCCAGGAGTTCATCCGACTGAGACCCGGTGAGACAGACCTTCATCATTTATGCCtcgcaaacaaacaaaaaaatgatctGACTTGCTAACATAGATGAGATTTTGTATTTCAGTTAAAACTATAGTAAAATATAGTAAATTGTATAGGCCACTATATATtgtagtatttacaacactttattAATGAAGGCTACAGcattaactatagtgaactgatcaACTGTAATACATATATAGGCTTCTTCAGTTTTTACTGCAGTAAACTGTTGTGTATATTGTTGTATAATATGCCTTATAGTTGTTGAAAACTTAGTACTGCATTgggtaatttgtttatattactatttgttatattaccacaacaactatagaattagcacaacaaattaattaaagtactttactatagttCAAAAACTctatatttactataaattactataatattttttcatggGATGTATGCTATAATTTTtctacatgtgtgtgtgtgtgtgtgtatgaattgATATggaaactatatattttttgtaatttgaacaGAAAAAGAATATACAGTGCTAAAACCTGTTAACTTTTATAGTATATTTAACACTACTGAAATTCATGTAGCCTACCTTTTAAGAATTTTTTGAATGTaattttctatgtaaatatatgtaactttaaatattttaggAAGCACAAATTATGAATTATAAgagaaaattatatttaacatattGTCGAAATGTTGAGATGTTTTAAGCAGTATGAATTTGTGTAACTTTAAGAGGGAGAACTGGAATATAGAGCAATTACAAACAATTAAAAGAAGTCAAATATTTAAGCCTTTATTAAAAACCATTTAAGACCCAGAAAGGCCTGCAGCTTTATTgtgtttatcatttattttctcTGTGTTTCAGAAGTGGACATCGTCTGTCATATTCAGGCGACGTCTCCATGCCTGCACCCTCATCACATCAGAGAAGCCCTGCAGATGATCACCGAACAGGGTTGTGACTACGTGTTTTCAGTGGTGCGCAGACACCAGTTTCGGTGGGAGGAGGTGAACGAGAAAGGTACAAACATCTCACAAACCCATAAAGAAAACAACTGCAGATTTTTGCTTTGTATAAATTTGTCATATCAGGACTTTCCAGTTGATGTTTATGACAAACAAAGTAGGTCAGAATAATATACTTTGATCTCATATCTTGGATCTGTATGGCACCTAACCCTGTGGCTATGATAATAGCAGGAATTACATCCGAACGTTTTTCACTGTAATTAGGGAGTAAGAATCCGACTCCTCTGAACATCGATGTGGCGCACAGACCTCGACGCCAAGACTGGTGTGGGGAACTCTATGAAAATGGCTCTTTCTATTTTTATACGAGAAAAGCCCTGGAAAACGGCCTTGAACAGGTGAACATTATCAAAATATGGTGACAAACCTGTTCCTTCACTTCTCAGTCATGGAAATtagaataatttaatataatcaaaTTTAAATTAGCCTAGAAACACCACCTAAAGgcataatgtaaattttatttaacattttacactattttataatacacatttacattttttaattatttttcaagTGCCTGAAAAGCCCCTTTCCTGTACACCAGAAAGTACAAAAAAAGTGGAAAAATTTCatacattttgaaaatacaaaaattcaTGGAAAAGtacttctgaggtaaatgttcAGAGTAAGAAGAGGCACCGAAAAAGTTTgcgtttaaatatttttattttgttacgtTACGTTGAAATTTTCATGTGGAACATTTTCTTTGAAAATTTTTTTACTGAGATGATTTTGACACCATCTTAGAAAAAGATTTAATAATCACTGATATCACGACCAATCCTTTCTGTgtgaaacaaactaaaataaagtACAAAAGTCAAATGTCAAGATGTTCATAAATACTTCCCACCGGCTTTAATgggacattaaaaacattttgtaaactAAGAAATCAACATGACCCATGAGAGCTCATGACCTCAAACGCTCTGCTTCAGATATTTTGAtctgttctgtttgttttagttggacAAGTTCGCTTACTATGAGATGCTGCCTGAGCACAGCGTTGATATCGATGTGGACATCGACTGGCCTGTCGCTGAGCAGAGGGTTCTGAGGTGGGATATTTCAACAAACTCTGTGGCTGCTGGACAAAACACAGTAATGAAGATATAAATGCAGCTCTTTTCTGCAGGTTTGGCTACTTCGGCCAAGAGGAGAAAGCGGCGATCAGGCTGTTTCTGTGTAATGTGTCTGGCTGTTTGACGAATTGTCAGATTTACACATCGGTTTCGGGAGAGGACCTTGTGGCCATCAATGCTCGAGACGTGGCAGGCATACAGATGCTGCAGAGAGAAGATAAAGAGGTGCAGTCATGTAGGCTGGCACAAATAATGGGGCATAGTACCTatacaatgaaataaaaatgttcattttaacgGTAAAATTTacaggcacaatatgtaagattttcggagaccactagaacagtgttaaacattttgttgacttgtgtacttacattatctcagatgtttccaagaatgtttaaagggttagttcacccaaaaatgaaaatgctgtcattaattactcatgtcgttccacaccttcattcatcttcagaacacaaattaagatgtttttcataaaatccgatggctcagtgaagcctgcattcatgtgagtacagtggttcaaccttaatgttatgaagcgacgagaatactttttgtgtgccaaaaaaaaaaaaaaaaaaataacactttaatcaacaatatctagtgatgggcgatttcacaacactgcttcatgaagcttcgaagctttacgaatcttttgttttgaatcagtggttctgagcgtgtatcaaactgccaaagtaaCGC from Chanodichthys erythropterus isolate Z2021 chromosome 24, ASM2448905v1, whole genome shotgun sequence includes these protein-coding regions:
- the LOC137014859 gene encoding N-acylneuraminate cytidylyltransferase B-like produces the protein MDSNRCSQVGSCCSSSGHPHRAALILARGGSKGIPLKNIKNLAGVPLIGWVLRAALDSGVADSVWVSTDHDEIERVAKLWGAKVHRRSPEVSKDSSSSLETIQEFIRLRPEVDIVCHIQATSPCLHPHHIREALQMITEQGCDYVFSVVRRHQFRWEEVNEKGSKNPTPLNIDVAHRPRRQDWCGELYENGSFYFYTRKALENGLEQLDKFAYYEMLPEHSVDIDVDIDWPVAEQRVLRFGYFGQEEKAAIRLFLCNVSGCLTNCQIYTSVSGEDLVAINARDVAGIQMLQREDKEVILISSMNEPLSRGLLEKVAQQARCGLRIGEQQKGLEVERLMREKNLRWDEVAFMGSEAEDVDVLSQVGLNGVPCDAPVADLIAAKYICQRPGGLGAIREFAEYILTLEKKSTSQHQNRIDRAHF